The genomic segment aaaggggtcacagacggacggacggacggacggacatttttagccccgtacgaagtactgggggcttataagattaatatgccatTTGTAatacgtcgaattggaagcagacagtaagggcaaagcatttggttatgttcatagatgacgaatccgcaataaaaacgagccgtcagaacagtcggagcgtttgctgcgactgagccccgtacaaacccgtacatccattgcgcacgtgaccctagttcgtccgtcgccctactcttaccgtaagtctactgcggccgtaaacgtcggtaaagtaaaattcttatgaaatgtgtacgtcttaaaaattgcgcaaagcgcaattacgaagcccatACGACGCTCcttttaaatgtaacacaaactacacttctcACTGATCGGTGACTttgtaattatcattttcctcgatttatattgtttttacaaaaatccaaaatggcggccgacggccattttgttaggaggtggaatagtgcggctgctttacattcgttagtatctttcaaacataaaaaaatcatgaaattcggtcaaattttactcggtatattaacaaaaaaccacCACCTTCaatgtacggccgagtagccacatataagctcactccaagagacctagctcacgctccggtaaaccgaatttcataaactttttagacccgtacgaagtactggggtcttataggtttacgcatacgtttgtaacacgtcgaattggactccctgagtaaggagaaacctattgtggttgtctagagatgccaaatcagtgaaaaaaaagtccgtctgtccgtctgtctgtctgcacgataacttgagtaaagcgcatccgattttgaaaattcttttttttcccgtttggtaatgtcaacaGACAGGCTAatttcgaagatgagtgattttggatcgacccctcccgagctgtggcccaataagtgctttacggtttttcgaagacatctccggacattcaaacgttacacttgtaagtgacacgtcaaataaaaggtatttacaataccgatcgaaaaaaaaaaagtttatggaaatcggatgaccgactcgtgagttagaccccttggtgtgaaacaggcacagggtggcaagcagtttttgcttgtaggtcggccacatttcaacatatttcgtctgttttagctttattagataggtattgaccgtaccaatcagggaaaaaaaaagtttttggaattaTGTTCTCctagcgtgagctaggtctcttggagtgagctcttatctggctactcggccgtacagtgaacgtggagtattttgtcaatatctcgagtaaattttgaccgaatttcatgatttttttttgtttgaaaggtattaacgactgtaaagcgtcggtaaaatttccggtctcctaacaaaatggctgccggtggccatattggattttaataaaagtgatatatcttgggaaaaatggtacttagagagtttctgttaacatggaaataatttttttgtgtgtggggtagcatattcatctgtgaaatgtttatttataggaaaatataggtaaatatagcggtatatagctgtttaaataggaatttatgaaagttaacttcgtacggggctgtctatattgcctccggcccggcaatttatttgtatatgctaaaaaggcaaagaaagataatgtaagtgattttaaagggcgaatagcttttcagtagagaatgaagtaaaagaaatgaagagtttcacagtaaaggcttttgatacgaataggtgtttcgtacgggtcggcgttagctatgtttttttcccGGATTGGTActgtcaatacctatctaataaagcaaaatctatctaaaaccgttcaaatttggccagcctacaagcaaaaacggcttgccgccctgtacctagttcacaccaaggggtctaactcacgagtcggtcatccaatttccataaactttcgtcgataggtattgtaaatatctttcatttgatgtatcttCTATCTTCTATCTTCTATCtaaatcacttatggggccccagctcgggaggggtcgacccaaaatcgccttggggccccagctcgggaggggtcgacccaaaatcgcctatcttcgaacttagcctcactattttgagtatctttcagggaaaaaaaaaattgatattggatttgatttactcaagatatcgacgtgacagacggacggacagacggacagatggacagacggccaaaatttttattgcggattcgtcatctatgaacataacaaaatgctttgcccttactgtctgcttccaattcgacgtgttacaaacggcatattaatcttataagcccccagtacttcgtacggggctaaaaatgtccgtccgtccgtctgtgacccctctagcttgagtaaatcacaacctttttgaaaattctttttttccccaattggtatcgacaaaagtaaggtcaagttcgaaaatgggcatggtagggtcggcccttccagagctagggcccgataggtgtttttcagtctttcgactatatctaccgaaatacgcacgcaatacctgcttgtgatatatcatttttttttatttgtttgtttcaatCAAGTATTACAGTgtttacaaatatttcaactTAAGATAAATTTATAGCCTTTATAGACTTTatcaaatttatatgaaatttcaatgtaaataaaatagtttAATTTAGACtcgaaatttttacttttaatattttttgcaaatgaTATTGCAATAGGCTTTTTACCTTGCTGCTTGAAAAAGACGTGAAAAACAATCAATattctaattttttaattaattaattagttGGAGTTTACTTAACCTAAGCGTACAATAAAAACTATTGTGATCAGATCAGAAGTGAAACATATCaaagagagaaagagaaaatgaaattcttgcAGGCGGTACATTAGTTTTCGTTAATATGAGAATGGAATAGCAATAGTTCAGAATGTGCGTGAGTCTATAATGATAATAGCTTGGAATCGTGACCTCGCAACAGTGAATGAGGAGGTTTTCAGATACAATTAGTAATTCGATCAAACAGAAAGTCACCAAATTTactaataataaaatcatcaTGTAAATATGTCTTGCTAAGCGTGTTACGAGCCATGCCATGAAGGTGCTCGTTAAGCCGCGGGACCCTTGTAACTTTGTGCAATTTCTCCGGAGATATGAATTTATAATTCGTCCTCGATCTCCTAAAATCAATTGCCATACGGAGACAtttgttttcgaaaagtttcaatttcttAATCAGGTATTTCGGCAGACTATGCCAAACCGCCACTGCATAGGTAAGAACCGGCCTTAGTACAGTCACATAGACCTTAACTTTCACAACAGTGATATATcagtgatatatcaaatgaaaggtattgacgagtagaacaaagttgctgaaccttgtttttgggtaagatgcaacgtgcgCTTGTTgcgagggctcaaaggtcgttcctcggccctaagtgttttttgcacataaatcgagtaaatctcatccgattttgctagattttgttttttatggaaggtaattgaataccgaaaagaacgtggcgaaaaaagtttcaaatttggtcccttggactaaggccgctactcggccctaagtgttttttgcacataaatggagtaaatctcatccgattttgctagatttagttttttatggaaggtaattgaataccacaaagaacgtggcgaaaaaagtttcaaatttgggcccttggactaaggccgctactcggccctaagttttttttgcacataaatcgaataaatctcatccgattttgctagtttttgtttgatttgaaagataattgaatgccgaatagaattatggcaaaaaaagtttcaaatttgggcccttggactgaggccgctactcggccctcaGGCGCGCCGAGTTATGTACGGCGTATGGGGCAGATACCCTATACGACTTCCTCTCGCCCCATACGTTGCCCACTACGATTTTAcgtatttcttttgtttactaAAATTTTGCCCCTTACGAGCTGATAAAAAGTCGGCTCCTCTGCCTAAGTGtcttttgcacataaatcgagtaaatctcatccgattttgctagtttttgtttcgtttgagagataattgaataccgaaaagaacgtggcgaaaaaagtttcgaatttggtcccttggactaaggccgctactcggccctaagtgttttttgcacatgaatcgagtaaatctcatccgattttgctagtttttgtttcatttgagataattgaatgccgaatagaatgatggcaaaaaagtttcaaatttgtgcccttggactaaggcaatggaaagttgacaaaaaagtttgggtttctaaaataatgtcgtaaattgttggttttatttgagaggtacttcgtacgggctttcgtaattgcgctatgcgcaattttaaaaatgaacactttcagtaaatttgaccgtgctgaacttgacttgcattttggtaacagacgcattagagggttgtagacgtattagggtagcaaacgctccgacgtATTAgggcagcaaacgctccgactgttctgatgccttgtttttatttcggattcgtcatctattaacataaccaaatgctttgcccttactgtctgcttccaattcgacgtgttacaaacggcatattaatcttataagcccccagtactttgtacggggctaaaaattagGCGGTCATCAGGCGGGCGccaaaaacttgaaaataaaatgggCGGGCATCAGGCGGGcgtcaaaaaattgtcagGCATCGGGCGGGCTGGCATTTTTTTCACTGGTTAACATCGGTCACGGGCGAGCGGGCATAAAAATTAGGTACGCCCGCACAGCGCTACTCTagttttcaaagaattttctttaacaacAGTCACTGAAGCTTACAGTGTCtgtttttgaatgaaagtAAATTCTCAACGTTGTCGTCCCTGACGAGTCCCCTTATGTGCAGTTTCCTTACAAAATTCGCTGTAAAAAAGCGAACTTGAGAAGTTTGAAACCAACGGGACGAAATGGTGTCTCCAGCAGTCTCATACTAAGGAACGACACGACAAATTATTACTTGTTCGTTTCCGTTGTCAGTTTTGAACTTGACTATAACTCTTTGGCCTATCTTTTTGTTTTCCTAACTGTTGATTAATTTAAGAGTCTCTCGCGGTAGGAGAGTTCTATTGTTACGTTCAGTTCGTCGTCCCTTGCTAAATCGTAATGTAAATACCCTGGGCGCAGCCACATTCAACTGTTACCTGTATATTGCTCATCGCAGAATTAATTGAACTATTATTTATGAATCATGGTCTGTCTGTCTCATATTGCGCCTTTTTATAGAACTTACATTGCtattaaaaatcaattctaagatttcttcttcttgtgGCGATAGAAAGCCAGTGCGGGTAGTGATTGTAAATCGTACTCCTTGTCAATGCCATCATCAGATGTCTTAACGAAGTCGATGCTCTTCTCTTCGCATTCATCGTCGATGTTCTCTAGTTCGTTGAGAATTTTCTGAGCTTTCTTGTCTCCTTCGCGATCTGTTAGATGAAGTGATACGAAATTACTTTCACATAATGCGGACGACCCTCAAAATATACTTACAGAAAAACACTACAACGTGATCGTTTTCCGATAAGATCTTCTCCAACATCTTGGTGTTGACCTCCTCAATTTTACCGGGAATTTCCAATCTAAAACAGCAGATAATTTCAATCTTTGTTCCACCAAATTTAAACAGATTCCACTCACGTATCTTCATCAGTTAACCATGCCAAAACCTCATCTTCGTCATTCAAATCTCCAGTGAAATGTAATGGATCTCGGTTTCTAAAGAACACCAA from the Bradysia coprophila strain Holo2 unplaced genomic scaffold, BU_Bcop_v1 contig_687, whole genome shotgun sequence genome contains:
- the LOC119083510 gene encoding uncharacterized protein LOC119083510, with the protein product MGIKNFPELVFFRNRDPLHFTGDLNDEDEVLAWLTDEDTLEIPGKIEEVNTKMLEKILSENDHVVVFFYREGDKKAQKILNELENIDDECEEKSIDFVKTSDDGIDKEYDLQSLPALAFYRHKKKKS